In one Sphingobium sp. MI1205 genomic region, the following are encoded:
- the coxB gene encoding cytochrome c oxidase subunit II yields the protein MNFASIIPVFDPAGPYAGSITTLSWVLIAMAIVVFAVVLVALWIALFGGRTLKARLGGPTVVWVGGILFPVAVLSALLIYGLSLTRNLTAPVPSDAMRVRITGEMWWWRVAYLDAQGQPFMLDANELHIPAGRPVLVELESNDVIHSFWVPRLSGKLDMVPGRRNRLPIQADRPGVYAGQCAEYCGGPHALMGFVVVAHAPAEFDAWLAVRRARSAAVGGEGAALFRSTGCAACHRIAGTDANGTAGPDLTHVGSRRSLGAGILPNHRGTMMGWIGDSQAIKPGNRMPPYKMLSAQELTTLATYLEAQK from the coding sequence ATGAACTTCGCCTCGATCATCCCGGTCTTCGATCCCGCCGGCCCCTATGCCGGTTCGATCACAACCCTGTCCTGGGTGCTGATAGCGATGGCGATAGTTGTGTTCGCGGTGGTGCTGGTTGCACTGTGGATCGCGCTGTTCGGCGGAAGGACGCTGAAGGCGCGGCTCGGTGGTCCGACAGTTGTCTGGGTGGGCGGCATCCTGTTCCCGGTCGCCGTGCTGTCCGCTTTGTTGATTTACGGTCTGTCACTGACCCGCAACCTCACTGCGCCGGTTCCATCCGATGCGATGCGCGTGCGGATCACCGGCGAGATGTGGTGGTGGCGCGTCGCCTATCTCGACGCGCAGGGGCAGCCATTCATGCTCGACGCGAACGAGCTGCACATCCCGGCAGGTCGTCCGGTGCTGGTCGAGCTTGAATCCAACGACGTCATCCACAGCTTCTGGGTGCCGCGCCTATCGGGCAAACTCGACATGGTCCCGGGCCGGCGCAACAGGCTGCCGATCCAGGCGGACCGGCCAGGCGTCTATGCCGGGCAATGCGCCGAATATTGTGGCGGTCCCCATGCGCTTATGGGCTTCGTCGTTGTGGCCCATGCGCCAGCTGAGTTCGACGCGTGGCTGGCAGTCCGGCGCGCGCGCTCCGCAGCGGTGGGGGGTGAGGGCGCGGCGCTGTTCCGCTCGACCGGCTGTGCGGCCTGTCATCGCATCGCCGGAACCGACGCCAACGGCACTGCCGGTCCCGATCTTACCCATGTCGGATCGCGCCGGTCGCTCGGCGCGGGTATCCTGCCCAATCATCGCGGCACGATGATGGGCTGGATCGGTGACAGCCAGGCGATCAAGCCGGGCAACCGCATGCCGCCCTACAAGATGCTGTCGGCGCAGGAACTGACGACGCTGGCCACCTATCTTGAGGCGCAGAAATGA
- a CDS encoding cytochrome c oxidase assembly protein, with amino-acid sequence MFPPASKGTDPAAIGSGWGWQIGKGRSSKGMGTPITWIPYCGIAPGPAELAVRWNLDPLLILGLAAVTLAWWRWGSTNANQRRFLLAAAILLALLFVSPFCALTSALFSARAVHHIALTALAAPLLALALPVCRVPGGWGFWTGVHAATFWLWHAPPAYEAALSNHAIYWIMQLSLLFTALALWRAVRAVPVTGGIGALLATMVQMGLLGALLTFSGMPLYAPHYLGPLAWGLTPLEDQQLAGLIMWAPGAGLYLAAALALLGRWFAREQATAA; translated from the coding sequence ATGTTCCCTCCTGCTTCCAAGGGAACCGACCCCGCCGCGATCGGTTCCGGATGGGGCTGGCAAATTGGAAAGGGGCGGTCGTCGAAAGGCATGGGCACGCCGATCACCTGGATACCCTATTGCGGGATCGCGCCGGGGCCGGCCGAGTTAGCTGTGCGATGGAATCTCGATCCGCTCCTGATCCTCGGCCTAGCCGCAGTGACGCTGGCGTGGTGGCGCTGGGGAAGCACCAACGCGAACCAGCGGCGCTTCCTGCTCGCGGCGGCGATCCTTCTCGCACTGCTGTTCGTCTCGCCCTTCTGCGCGCTCACCTCCGCCTTGTTCTCCGCCCGTGCGGTCCACCATATCGCCCTGACCGCGCTCGCCGCGCCATTGCTGGCGCTGGCGTTGCCGGTTTGTCGCGTGCCGGGCGGGTGGGGCTTCTGGACCGGCGTCCATGCCGCCACTTTTTGGCTGTGGCACGCGCCGCCCGCCTATGAAGCGGCTCTGTCCAACCATGCGATCTACTGGATCATGCAGTTGAGCCTGTTGTTCACTGCGCTCGCCCTGTGGCGCGCAGTGCGGGCCGTGCCGGTCACGGGCGGAATCGGGGCCCTGCTCGCGACGATGGTGCAGATGGGGCTGCTGGGGGCGCTGCTGACCTTTTCGGGAATGCCGCTGTATGCGCCGCATTATCTCGGGCCGCTAGCATGGGGGCTGACGCCGCTCGAGGATCAGCAACTGGCGGGCCTCATCATGTGGGCGCCCGGCGCCGGCCTCTACCTCGCCGCCGCGCTCGCGCTGCTTGGCCGATGGTTCGCCCGTGAACAGGCGACGGCGGCATGA
- a CDS encoding cbb3-type cytochrome c oxidase subunit I produces the protein MISETGFDPALLDRFPTREARPEGEVEELKRIWAAPKGWDLLTVVNNNYVGFFYVATAFLFFLLAGILALVMRVQLALPLQGILPQETYNQFFTMHGTVMMFLFAVPMVEAIGVMLLPQMLAARDLPFPRLSAYAFWAYFVGGLCFFASLFVGLAPDGGWFMYPPYTSLTYSPGINADFWLLGIGFIEISAIAGAIEIIVGVLRTRAPGMSLDKMPVYAWAMLVMAVMIIIAFPAVILGTLLLEIERAFNWPFFDPTRGGDALLWQHLFWFFGHPEVYIIFLPASGLVSMMVAALARTPLVGHSLIVLAFLATGFISFGVWAHHMFTTGMPNISVGYFSAASMAVSVPAGIQVFSWIATFALGKPRYNVPTLFVIGGLVTFVIGGLTGVMVAMVPFDWQAHDSYFIVAHLHYVLIGGMVFPLFSAFYYWTGMTSSRALSERLGKWAFWLMFTGMQVTFLPMHLTGLMGMPRRVYTYLPGRDWEVTNMISTVGAFLLAAGVLVFLIDLARNFRFTVDDDAGNVYGGGTLEWLPTGLYSTRSIPVVRSREPLWNDPDICDDVEQGRYLLPNAPTGLRETIITSPLRAEPEYLQIMPGPSPWPLLAAIFTAGFFLLLTVQAYTPGFVSGVLAILCTLRWLWDTDRVVKEEQVDVGAGIMLPTYVTGPRTHGWWAMVILLIVIGMIFAMAVFSFLYLYGVQPSFWIAPAGWEGAAVALPLYTLAAGLALWSRVMLAREATRLWTPGILFLVGAVALVAAVGTDIAFWQASGLRPDASGQGAIVYMLLTLQALLAFIGLLMAGYISARNSRGMIVRPRNNSLDLCVLFVVYAAGQGALTAVLARAIGG, from the coding sequence ATGATCTCGGAAACCGGGTTCGACCCGGCGCTGCTCGACCGGTTTCCGACCCGCGAAGCCCGCCCTGAGGGCGAGGTCGAGGAATTGAAGCGCATATGGGCCGCGCCAAAGGGCTGGGACCTGCTGACGGTCGTCAACAACAATTATGTCGGCTTCTTCTATGTCGCGACCGCGTTCCTGTTCTTCCTGCTCGCCGGCATTCTCGCACTGGTGATGCGCGTGCAGCTTGCGCTTCCGTTGCAAGGCATACTTCCGCAAGAGACCTACAACCAATTCTTCACCATGCATGGCACGGTGATGATGTTCCTGTTCGCCGTGCCAATGGTCGAGGCGATCGGGGTGATGTTGCTGCCCCAGATGCTGGCGGCGCGCGACCTGCCCTTCCCGCGCCTTTCGGCCTATGCCTTCTGGGCCTATTTCGTCGGCGGCTTGTGCTTCTTTGCCTCGCTGTTCGTCGGCCTCGCCCCCGATGGCGGCTGGTTCATGTATCCGCCCTATACAAGCCTGACCTACTCGCCCGGCATCAACGCCGATTTCTGGCTGCTGGGGATCGGGTTCATCGAGATTTCGGCGATCGCCGGGGCGATCGAGATTATCGTCGGCGTGTTGCGTACCCGTGCGCCGGGAATGAGTCTCGACAAAATGCCCGTCTATGCCTGGGCGATGCTGGTAATGGCCGTGATGATCATCATCGCCTTTCCCGCCGTCATCCTCGGCACCCTCCTTCTCGAGATCGAGCGGGCTTTCAACTGGCCCTTCTTCGATCCGACGCGTGGCGGCGACGCGCTGCTTTGGCAGCACCTGTTCTGGTTCTTCGGCCATCCCGAGGTGTATATCATCTTCCTCCCCGCCTCGGGCCTTGTCTCGATGATGGTTGCGGCGCTGGCGCGTACGCCGTTGGTCGGCCATTCGCTGATCGTCCTCGCCTTCCTCGCGACCGGGTTCATCAGCTTTGGCGTGTGGGCGCATCATATGTTCACCACCGGCATGCCCAACATTTCGGTCGGCTATTTCTCGGCTGCGAGCATGGCGGTCAGCGTGCCCGCAGGCATCCAGGTGTTTTCGTGGATCGCGACCTTCGCGCTCGGCAAGCCGCGCTACAATGTGCCGACCCTGTTCGTGATAGGGGGCCTCGTCACCTTCGTCATCGGCGGGCTGACGGGGGTGATGGTGGCAATGGTGCCGTTCGACTGGCAGGCGCATGACAGCTATTTCATCGTCGCGCATCTCCACTATGTCCTGATCGGCGGGATGGTGTTCCCGCTGTTCTCCGCCTTCTATTACTGGACGGGGATGACCAGCAGCCGGGCGCTCAGCGAACGGCTTGGCAAATGGGCATTCTGGCTGATGTTCACAGGCATGCAGGTGACCTTTCTGCCGATGCATCTCACCGGCCTGATGGGCATGCCGCGGCGCGTCTACACCTACCTTCCCGGACGCGACTGGGAAGTCACCAACATGATCTCGACTGTCGGCGCCTTCCTGCTGGCTGCGGGCGTGCTGGTGTTCCTGATCGATCTTGCGCGCAACTTCCGTTTCACCGTCGATGACGATGCGGGCAATGTCTATGGCGGCGGCACGCTCGAATGGTTGCCCACGGGTCTCTATTCCACCCGCAGCATCCCGGTGGTGCGCAGCCGCGAGCCCCTGTGGAACGATCCCGATATCTGCGACGATGTGGAACAGGGCCGCTACCTGCTCCCCAACGCGCCGACCGGTCTGCGCGAGACGATCATCACCAGCCCGCTGCGCGCCGAGCCGGAATATCTCCAGATCATGCCTGGCCCGTCGCCCTGGCCATTGCTCGCCGCGATCTTCACCGCCGGTTTCTTCCTGCTGCTGACAGTGCAGGCCTACACTCCCGGCTTCGTGTCGGGCGTTCTGGCGATCCTGTGTACCCTGCGCTGGCTCTGGGACACCGATCGGGTGGTGAAGGAGGAGCAGGTCGATGTGGGGGCCGGCATCATGCTGCCCACCTATGTCACCGGGCCGCGCACGCATGGCTGGTGGGCGATGGTGATCCTGCTGATCGTCATCGGGATGATCTTCGCGATGGCGGTGTTCAGTTTTCTCTACCTTTATGGCGTCCAGCCCTCTTTCTGGATCGCCCCGGCAGGATGGGAGGGCGCGGCGGTCGCGTTGCCACTCTATACGCTGGCTGCGGGGTTGGCGCTCTGGTCGCGTGTGATGCTCGCGCGCGAAGCGACGCGGTTGTGGACCCCCGGTATATTGTTCCTGGTAGGGGCGGTCGCGCTTGTGGCAGCGGTCGGTACGGATATCGCCTTCTGGCAAGCATCCGGACTGAGGCCGGATGCGAGTGGCCAGGGCGCGATCGTCTATATGCTGCTGACGCTCCAGGCACTGCTCGCATTCATCGGTCTGTTGATGGCAGGCTATATATCAGCCCGAAACAGCCGTGGCATGATCGTGCGCCCCCGTAATAACAGTCTCGACCTGTGCGTCCTTTTCGTCGTCTATGCTGCGGGTCAGGGCGCGCTCACGGCGGTCCTCGCCCGCGCCATCGGGGGATGA
- a CDS encoding ComF family protein, with translation MMPLAPILKAALRPALDYALPPRCPGCGAIVASDNAFCLSCWGGMRFLGDPCCARCGVPFDHDRGPDAACGACLAKPPSYDSARAVLAYGDVARAVALRLKYGRRIGLARLIAGHMARRMPVFDGPPLIVPVPLHRWRLWWRGFNQSALIADHLGRATGLEVDKYALLRTRATQPLRGMHAGQRAKAVRGAFALAPAHRVKGRSVLLIDDVHTSGATAAACAKVLKRGGASSVHLMCWARALPVGAEGAD, from the coding sequence ATCATGCCGCTTGCCCCCATTCTCAAGGCCGCTTTACGTCCCGCGCTGGATTATGCTCTGCCGCCCCGCTGCCCCGGATGTGGCGCGATAGTGGCGAGCGACAACGCCTTTTGCCTGTCCTGCTGGGGCGGGATGCGTTTTCTGGGCGATCCTTGCTGCGCGCGCTGCGGCGTGCCTTTCGATCATGATCGCGGCCCGGATGCGGCGTGCGGCGCCTGCCTTGCCAAGCCGCCGTCTTATGACAGTGCGCGGGCCGTGCTGGCCTATGGCGATGTGGCGCGGGCGGTGGCGCTGCGGCTGAAATATGGGCGGCGCATTGGTCTGGCGCGGCTGATTGCGGGGCATATGGCGCGGCGGATGCCGGTGTTCGATGGGCCGCCGCTGATCGTGCCGGTGCCGCTTCACCGCTGGCGGCTGTGGTGGCGAGGCTTCAACCAATCGGCATTGATCGCCGATCATCTGGGTCGCGCGACAGGGCTGGAGGTGGATAAATATGCGCTGCTGCGGACGCGGGCGACCCAGCCGTTGCGGGGGATGCACGCCGGACAGCGGGCCAAGGCGGTGCGCGGAGCCTTTGCACTCGCCCCGGCGCACCGGGTTAAGGGGCGGTCGGTGCTGTTGATCGACGATGTGCATACCAGCGGGGCGACTGCTGCGGCGTGCGCCAAGGTGCTGAAACGGGGCGGCGCCTCCAGCGTTCACCTGATGTGCTGGGCGCGTGCATTGCCGGTCGGCGCAGAGGGCGCCGATTGA
- a CDS encoding DUF1178 family protein, which translates to MIVFDLRCSAHGHVFEAWFGSTADFEDQSARGLLLCPMCGDPDVFKAVMAPAVAAKGNRRPAETPASAGPTAPVALAGDEARMREIMQSLAQAQAKVLEDSTWVGRGFAEHARAMHYGEKDRASIHGEVAPEEARALISEGVEVAPLLFPVVPPEAKN; encoded by the coding sequence GTGATTGTTTTCGACCTTAGATGCAGCGCCCATGGCCATGTGTTCGAAGCATGGTTCGGATCGACCGCCGACTTTGAGGATCAGTCCGCGCGCGGATTGTTGCTTTGCCCCATGTGCGGTGACCCCGATGTGTTCAAGGCGGTGATGGCCCCGGCCGTCGCCGCAAAGGGCAACCGCCGCCCTGCTGAAACCCCCGCTTCCGCTGGCCCCACGGCTCCAGTCGCGTTGGCCGGGGACGAAGCGCGTATGCGCGAGATCATGCAGTCGCTTGCCCAGGCGCAGGCCAAGGTGCTGGAGGATTCGACCTGGGTCGGCCGTGGTTTCGCCGAGCATGCCCGTGCGATGCATTATGGGGAAAAGGACCGGGCAAGCATCCATGGCGAAGTAGCGCCCGAGGAAGCGCGCGCCCTGATTTCAGAAGGCGTCGAGGTAGCGCCGCTGCTTTTTCCCGTGGTTCCACCCGAAGCGAAGAATTGA
- a CDS encoding class I SAM-dependent methyltransferase has protein sequence MTPPDIFDRSLRARRRDRMLARFADHDFLYRAMLDEMLDRLADVQRDLPEALVIGCPDASARTALEAMGKRVVCVDPGFAAARVQRGVQAEEDALPFADDSFDLVLACGTLDSVNDLPGALILMRRVLRPDGLMLAAFTGAGTLPRLRAALMAGEGDRPSQHIHPQVDVRAAGDLLSRAGFAMPVADSETLTVRYGDMLRLMHDLRGMGAGNALASHPPALRRDALMGAARHFAGAADADGRTAEQMAILYLSGWKPDASQPKPARRGSGNMSLADALKRKD, from the coding sequence ATGACCCCGCCCGACATCTTCGATCGATCGCTGCGCGCCCGCCGTCGGGACCGCATGCTGGCCCGATTTGCGGACCATGACTTTCTCTATCGCGCGATGCTGGACGAAATGCTGGACCGGCTCGCCGATGTGCAGCGGGATCTTCCCGAAGCGCTCGTCATCGGATGCCCCGACGCAAGCGCACGCACCGCGCTGGAAGCCATGGGCAAGCGCGTCGTCTGCGTGGACCCCGGCTTTGCCGCCGCCCGCGTACAGCGGGGCGTGCAGGCGGAGGAGGATGCGTTACCCTTTGCCGATGATAGTTTCGATCTGGTGCTCGCCTGCGGAACGCTCGACAGCGTCAACGATCTGCCCGGCGCGCTTATCCTGATGCGCCGGGTCCTGCGGCCCGATGGCCTGATGCTGGCGGCCTTTACCGGGGCGGGCACCCTGCCCCGCCTGCGCGCCGCGCTGATGGCGGGCGAAGGCGACCGCCCGAGCCAGCATATTCATCCTCAGGTCGATGTACGTGCGGCGGGCGACCTGTTGAGCCGCGCGGGCTTTGCCATGCCGGTCGCGGATAGCGAAACGCTGACGGTGCGCTATGGCGACATGCTGCGGTTGATGCACGACCTGCGCGGCATGGGCGCGGGCAATGCGCTTGCGTCGCACCCCCCTGCCCTGCGGCGAGACGCGCTGATGGGCGCGGCCCGGCATTTCGCCGGCGCGGCCGATGCGGACGGCCGGACGGCCGAGCAGATGGCGATCCTGTATCTGAGCGGCTGGAAACCCGATGCAAGTCAGCCCAAACCAGCCCGGCGGGGCAGCGGAAACATGTCACTGGCAGACGCTCTCAAACGGAAGGATTGA
- a CDS encoding carbon-nitrogen hydrolase family protein, producing the protein MRAAIFQMTSGIDPAANGEAIAMMVARAKAEGADMLFTPEMAGYLDRDRSRAAATLRSEADDPVLAQVRDAAAKHGLWVHLGSLPLKDERSDGRWANRSFMIDANGAVRARYDKIHLFDVDLATGETWRESSVYGPGEQVVAVDTPWGRMGLSVCYDLRFPDLYRALTNAGATILSIPAAFTVPTGQAHWHILLRARAIEAGCFVIAAAQTGVHEDARETYGHSLIVDPWGEVVLDMGGVGGLALAEIDVSRVEKVRGRVPAIANRRILPVDVTLS; encoded by the coding sequence ATGCGCGCCGCGATCTTCCAAATGACCAGCGGTATCGATCCCGCAGCGAATGGCGAGGCCATTGCGATGATGGTTGCGCGCGCCAAGGCGGAGGGAGCGGACATGCTCTTCACGCCCGAAATGGCAGGTTATCTGGACCGCGACCGGTCGCGGGCGGCGGCTACATTGCGCAGCGAAGCGGATGACCCGGTCCTTGCGCAGGTTCGCGACGCGGCTGCGAAGCACGGCCTGTGGGTGCATCTGGGATCGCTGCCGTTGAAGGATGAACGCAGCGACGGGCGCTGGGCCAATCGCAGCTTCATGATCGACGCCAACGGAGCGGTCCGCGCTCGTTACGACAAGATCCATCTATTCGATGTGGATCTCGCCACCGGCGAAACTTGGCGGGAATCGTCCGTTTATGGTCCGGGCGAGCAGGTCGTCGCCGTCGATACGCCATGGGGGCGGATGGGTCTTTCCGTCTGCTATGACCTGCGCTTCCCGGATTTGTATCGCGCGCTCACCAACGCTGGAGCGACGATATTGTCGATACCGGCCGCGTTCACAGTACCCACCGGACAGGCGCATTGGCACATCCTCCTGCGTGCACGGGCGATCGAGGCGGGCTGTTTCGTCATCGCCGCCGCGCAGACGGGCGTGCATGAAGATGCACGGGAAACCTATGGCCACAGCCTGATCGTCGATCCTTGGGGTGAAGTCGTGCTGGACATGGGCGGTGTGGGTGGTCTTGCCCTTGCGGAAATCGATGTCTCGCGCGTAGAGAAGGTGCGCGGGCGGGTGCCCGCAATCGCCAACCGGCGTATCCTTCCAGTGGATGTGACGCTTTCGTGA
- a CDS encoding c-type cytochrome has product MPDAHILLPALLPMLMLMLGACKPSPDATQHMPEASAARGILAIQRAGCGACHTIAGLAWPKGRSGPSLEGFAEQGLIAGRLPNRPDMLAAYVRNAPATLPGTTMPAMPLTPVEARDVAAYLYSTGER; this is encoded by the coding sequence TTGCCGGACGCTCATATCCTGCTGCCAGCCTTGCTGCCGATGCTGATGCTGATGCTGGGAGCGTGCAAGCCCTCCCCTGATGCGACGCAGCACATGCCCGAGGCGAGTGCGGCGCGCGGCATCCTCGCGATCCAGCGCGCCGGTTGTGGCGCCTGTCATACCATAGCAGGCCTTGCATGGCCCAAAGGCAGGAGCGGACCGTCGCTCGAGGGCTTTGCAGAACAGGGGCTGATCGCGGGCAGGTTGCCCAACCGGCCCGACATGCTCGCCGCCTATGTCCGCAATGCCCCGGCGACGCTTCCCGGCACCACCATGCCCGCGATGCCGCTGACGCCTGTGGAAGCGCGCGATGTCGCCGCCTATCTCTATTCGACCGGCGAGCGGTAA
- the grxC gene encoding glutaredoxin 3, translating into MAKVEIYTKAWCGYCARAKGLLQSKGVAFDEYDITMGGPQRAEMLQRANGGTTVPQIFIDGRHIGGSDDMAALDRQGRLDPLLGL; encoded by the coding sequence ATGGCGAAGGTCGAAATCTACACGAAGGCATGGTGCGGCTACTGCGCGCGAGCGAAGGGATTGCTGCAGAGCAAGGGCGTGGCGTTCGACGAGTATGACATCACCATGGGCGGCCCCCAGCGCGCCGAGATGCTGCAGCGCGCCAATGGCGGGACGACCGTGCCGCAGATCTTCATTGACGGCAGGCATATCGGCGGCAGCGATGACATGGCTGCGCTGGACCGGCAGGGCAGGCTGGACCCGTTGCTGGGGCTGTGA
- a CDS encoding cytochrome b produces the protein MSVVGALREWARGHTEQSRYSPVGIAFHWVMAFLVLFQLGWGYYCSWLPAGGDKLLAYQLHSAVGLPILLLALGRLGWRLMIPGPVNDADRQGWQTQTAYALHYVFYIAFFGLPLSGWAMWSSIAEPGPLYMAGIVPWPQLPFDQLSLTTRWRIMDLAEDVHLALVFTLLAVIPIHVVAALKHHFWDRHDVLRGMLPAIPDAEDPRGETTHRPREPLIPEGTTPG, from the coding sequence ATGAGCGTCGTGGGCGCGTTGCGCGAGTGGGCGCGGGGCCATACCGAGCAAAGCCGCTACTCACCTGTCGGCATTGCCTTTCACTGGGTGATGGCGTTTCTCGTTCTCTTCCAGCTCGGCTGGGGCTATTATTGCAGCTGGCTGCCCGCAGGCGGCGACAAGCTCCTCGCCTATCAGCTGCACAGTGCCGTCGGGCTTCCCATCCTGCTGCTCGCGCTCGGACGGCTGGGTTGGCGGCTGATGATCCCCGGCCCCGTGAACGATGCCGACAGGCAGGGTTGGCAGACCCAGACCGCCTATGCGCTCCACTATGTATTCTACATCGCCTTTTTCGGGCTGCCGCTGAGCGGCTGGGCGATGTGGTCGTCGATCGCGGAGCCCGGGCCGCTCTATATGGCGGGGATTGTCCCATGGCCACAGCTGCCGTTCGACCAGCTATCGCTGACGACGCGCTGGCGGATCATGGACTTGGCTGAGGATGTGCACCTTGCCCTCGTCTTCACCTTGCTGGCGGTGATCCCGATCCATGTGGTTGCGGCGCTGAAACATCATTTCTGGGATCGGCACGATGTACTTCGCGGGATGTTGCCAGCGATTCCCGACGCGGAGGATCCCCGGGGAGAGACGACGCATAGGCCGCGAGAGCCGCTGATTCCCGAGGGGACAACGCCCGGCTGA